Proteins encoded within one genomic window of Sminthopsis crassicaudata isolate SCR6 chromosome X, ASM4859323v1, whole genome shotgun sequence:
- the LOC141548984 gene encoding ubiquitin-conjugating enzyme E2 K-like isoform X3 — MANIAVQRIKREFKEVLKSGETNKNQIKVRFITKIWHPNISSVTGAICLDILKDQWAATMTLRSVLLSLQALLAAAEPDDPQDAVVASQYKRNPEMFQQTARFWAHVYAGAPASSPEYAKKIENLCAMGFDSNEVIVALSSKSWDVETAVELLLSN, encoded by the exons ATGGCCAACATTGCGGTGCAGCGAATCAAGCGAGAGTTCAAGGAGGTGCTGAAGAGCGGGGAGACgaacaaaaatcaaattaaa GTGCGCTTCATTACTAAAATTTGGCATCCTAACATTAGTTCTGTCACAGGGGCCATTTGTTTGGACATTCTGAAAGATCAATGGGCAGCAACAATGACTCTAAGGTCAGTATTGCTCTCATTGCAAGCTTTGTTGGCAGCTGCAGAACCAGATGATCCACAAGATGCAGTAGTAGCCAGTCAGTACAAACGGAATCCAGAAATGTTCCAACAGACAGCTCGATTTTGGGCACACGTGTATGCTGGAGCACCAGCTTCTAGTCCAGAATAtgccaaaaaaatagaaaacctgTGTGCTATGGGATTTGATAGTAATGAAGTAATAGTGGCCTTGTCTTCAAAATCATGGGATGTAGAGACTGCAGTAGAATTGCTTTTGagtaactga
- the LOC141548984 gene encoding ubiquitin-conjugating enzyme E2 K-like isoform X1, which translates to MANIAVQRIKREFKEVLKSGETNKNQIKVDLVDENFTELRGEIAGPPDTPYEGGRYQLEIKIPETYPFRPPKVRFITKIWHPNISSVTGAICLDILKDQWAATMTLRSVLLSLQALLAAAEPDDPQDAVVASQYKRNPEMFQQTARFWAHVYAGAPASSPEYAKKIENLCAMGFDSNEVIVALSSKSWDVETAVELLLSN; encoded by the coding sequence ATGGCCAACATTGCGGTGCAGCGAATCAAGCGAGAGTTCAAGGAGGTGCTGAAGAGCGGGGAGACgaacaaaaatcaaattaaagtaGATCTTGTAGATGAGAACTTTACAGAACTTAGAGGAGAAATAGCGGGGCCACCAGACACCCCGTACGAAGGAGGAAGATACCAACTTGAGATAAAAATACCAGAAACGTACCCATTTAGACCCCCTAAGGTGCGCTTCATTACTAAAATTTGGCATCCTAACATTAGTTCTGTCACAGGGGCCATTTGTTTGGACATTCTGAAAGATCAATGGGCAGCAACAATGACTCTAAGGTCAGTATTGCTCTCATTGCAAGCTTTGTTGGCAGCTGCAGAACCAGATGATCCACAAGATGCAGTAGTAGCCAGTCAGTACAAACGGAATCCAGAAATGTTCCAACAGACAGCTCGATTTTGGGCACACGTGTATGCTGGAGCACCAGCTTCTAGTCCAGAATAtgccaaaaaaatagaaaacctgTGTGCTATGGGATTTGATAGTAATGAAGTAATAGTGGCCTTGTCTTCAAAATCATGGGATGTAGAGACTGCAGTAGAATTGCTTTTGagtaactga
- the LOC141548984 gene encoding ubiquitin-conjugating enzyme E2 K-like isoform X2, protein MANIAVQRIKREFKEVLKSGETNKNQIKVDLVDENFTELRGEIAGPPDTPYEGGRYQLEIKIPETYPFRPPKVRFITKIWHPNISSVTGAICLDILKDQWAATMTLRSVLLSLQALLAAAEPDDPQDAVVASHNEVIVALSSKSWDVETAVELLLSN, encoded by the exons ATGGCCAACATTGCGGTGCAGCGAATCAAGCGAGAGTTCAAGGAGGTGCTGAAGAGCGGGGAGACgaacaaaaatcaaattaaagtaGATCTTGTAGATGAGAACTTTACAGAACTTAGAGGAGAAATAGCGGGGCCACCAGACACCCCGTACGAAGGAGGAAGATACCAACTTGAGATAAAAATACCAGAAACGTACCCATTTAGACCCCCTAAGGTGCGCTTCATTACTAAAATTTGGCATCCTAACATTAGTTCTGTCACAGGGGCCATTTGTTTGGACATTCTGAAAGATCAATGGGCAGCAACAATGACTCTAAGGTCAGTATTGCTCTCATTGCAAGCTTTGTTGGCAGCTGCAGAACCAGATGATCCACAAGATGCAGTAGTAGCCAGTCA TAATGAAGTAATAGTGGCCTTGTCTTCAAAATCATGGGATGTAGAGACTGCAGTAGAATTGCTTTTGagtaactga